TAGAACTAGAATCAGTCCAAGTGAGAGAAGATCTGACGCTTCCAGTAACTCCGATTAGAATTGATGATACCAGCGTCAAGCGTTTACACAGAAAGgaagtttctttggtgaaagtagCTTGGAGTCGGGCTGGTATGGAAGAACATACCTGGGAGCTTGAGTCAAAGATGCGGAGGGACTACCCACACCTCTTTTCAGGTAATTCACTCTGAATTTTGAGGGCGAAATTcctaattaggtgggtaggatgtaaaccccgctaaaatcggtaaattattagttaataaatagAATTTTGATTAGGAAagctaaaaatacaaaactagtatcaaaataggatagagctcgtcgaaatgaaaattttgataccaatttcgaaaatttggccCAGAATTATACTAGAAGGGCCGAACCGGTTGAATCGGAGCCCAAACCAGGCCTGTGGGTCCAACCGGACCTATAACATAAATGAAGCAGAAGCTTCATCTTTTCCATTTCGCAAAAGCAACAAAACACACAGCAAGGGGGGAGGAGAAGAAACCTAACCCTCACATTTCCTTCTCACCACCATAACTCCTCTGTCCgggctccgatcgccgcaccgtttacGGCCACGCGCTCAGTGCGTCGAGCTCTACCTTTCTATCTGAACAATTTTACTGGTAAGCCTCATATTAAGTTCAGAATCCCTATCTCTCTTTCTTTGGTAAACTTGAAAATCTATGGTGAATCTTGTCCAATTTCTATGTTCTAGGTTCAAGTTAGCTTCCGGAACTTGTGAGCTCAAGCTATTGAGCATATGGGTATGGTAAGAACACTCTAATCCTAACTCAATCTTATTTTTGGTAATAGAAAACTGAATTGGGACATATATATGTGTATTAAGTGTAGGTTAAGATGGTGTTTATGCATTGGACTTGAATTTGGATTACTTGGAGCTTTGTTGATGACAAGGCTTGCTTTGGGGCTATTTGATTGAGCTTGGAGGGGCTGTAATTTTGTGTTGAGAGGCTGCCTTGGGTGAATTAAGTGATCGGCTAATGTATGGTTTAAGTTTCACACGTTTAATATTTACGGTGTTGcgaaaacttaggttagaagaaccataggataggttgaaTTTGTTAAGGCCATTTAATGAGTAGCTTTGTGTTGTTGTTAGTATAAATATTGATGAACATTAATTGGGATGATGATGTTATTAATTCCATGTTGTTGGACTTGCTTATAATGGGTTGTGTTGATATTGatattgatgaattatgattAGTAATTGTTAATGACAAGTTATTATGTTAAGTTGATGGATTAATGTGAATGAAGGGTTGATTTTTCTAATGGCATTTAAATTGGTAAATTGATGGGAGGTTGATAAATATATGGTGAAAGTTGGTATAGGTGAAATTTTGATATGAACAATGAAGGGTTGTTGATGTATGAGGTAAAGTGAGTAATTATTGATGATTGAGGTTGGTTAAGTTGATTAAAGTTATTATTGGCAATGGTTGTTGATGAATTGAGTGGATATGGCATTACAATGTAGGTTTATATGGTAAGAAAGTTAAGTTGATGAAAATGAGGTTTTATTTAAAGTGGTTAAAACCAAATTTTGATGAACTTTGGACATCCATAATTTACTCCTCAAATTCTTGATTGATTTGTGGTTTGTTGCAAGTAAAAGATGGTTTTAAGAACTTTTGATTGATATCAATTTTGTAAAAAACGGAACTTCGTAGAGAAAGTTATGGATGTTGCAAGTTTGAGGTATAAAACTGTGTTGCAGGATGGTAAAAGCTGGTTGCAGAATGCTTCTGGGCATTCtgctcattttttttaaaaacacgcccacccacgcgtgcacgtggctcacgcggacgcatggcgtGGAATTTTGGCGACGCATGCGCGAGAGGCATGCATACGTGTGGATGTTGCCTGCTGCAAAAATCAGTTTTGGTTGTTTTTAAACCAATTTTTCTACTTCtaaacctttattttcttccctttaAGGCTTTAAGCATGGTTCTAGGTCCAGTAGACAAAAGAAGCTAGGAAAACAAGATAACTTGAGGGTGAATAAAGTTATAAACGGTGACTTTTATGAAGAAAATGAGAATGTTAATGAGGTTTAAAGTTAAGGCTTGCCATTTGATGATGTATTGATGATAATTGTTATGGCTTATGAATAAagatatctgagatacgagttttcctgggtaaGATCCGTGGCTCtccaccacgtgttccaggttgaatttcgatactctgttgaccctacgtcgtcagggtgaccgggcacgtataaattTTCGGGTATGGATAGCCCCCATTTAGTGATTATATGATGAATGAATGTTAactctatgcatagactcttggagATGCACGATGggggacatgctaaggttttcggacttatcgggttggctggataacagACAGATGGGTcccatcagccataggacaggcatgcatcatatgcatttgtttgtaaTAGTTGCTATGCAATTTATGGGTATGCCTAATTGATATATATCACCTGCTATCTGTTATACCTGCTATTTGTACTAGCTGCTCACTACTTGTGCGTGAACTTGTTTGGATGTTTGTTCTTGTTGCATTATGAATGATGGAGGAATGGAGAAATTGGAGAAATGGTTTGGCGTTAAGTTAGGATCACACTTGAGTAAGATAGGTAGATTTAGAATACCTACTCCTGTTTATGActtctgtttagtatttaagctGGTTAACTGAAtaacggagttctaggattgcctatggcattctcaggaccgtatttattatacgcgtggcacttttaccatgctgagaacctctgattctcattccatattgtattgttgtttttcagatgcaggtcgagaggctcctcGTTAAGCGTCTGGATCCTGGAAAGCGAAGTAgtccttgggtgtattttggtttctggttgtatatatgtatatatatgtctaGCTTACTACTCTCCAAGTAACTTATGTATGCtgttcctcttagaggttgagggAGAGTTAAGAGTTTACTTTGATATTTTGATGTATTTTGGGGATAtctatatatgtttatatgtatatatacatcctccggccagccttagtttcgcaggctgagtcaggGGGCTAGTTAAGCTGTTTCCTTGGCTTTCCTTATTCTTTTGCTTATTCCTATCGTGTTTCTATtaggtttcttagcacgcaagcAATCTTTTTCGttgagtgttgcgcttttaaTTTTTCGTAATTTTTGTTTACCGCTTTGAGTATATTTTTCCCTTctctattatgtatttattttactGTATTAAAGGTCCATAATACCACATTGCCTCTATTCTACGACTTAAGCATAAAACCTTGTGTAGTATATATATAGGTTTAGTTTCaaactataaatatatttttatttaaattttatttttatatatttttatcccttattgttaaatttttttggatccCTCACTGTAATGGAAATTTACTCAAAGCCAACTGAAATGTGCagataacatttttttaatcttaaagaGTGTTCttgtaggttttttttttttaactcaatttttttcataattttataactaCAAAACAAGTAAAATATGAGTGGTGGAGAGAGGAGCTTCAACACAAACCTCAAATAAGCAGAGTTCCGAGAAGCCTCCATTTTGTTTTGTAAATAAAACACATGAATAGTCTTTCTAGTTTCTATGCTCTATCCTCAAATACCACATTCCAAAACCAATGTCCACCTCACCAAAAGCCACGTGTGTAATAATACTCCCAATTCATTTGTGTGGTTCTTGATAAATTCCCATGCTACCCATATGGCCATATCCAcagatttttcttttccattttctccATCACTTTCTATTTTGGCAACACTCTCACTCAAGCATTCAGATAACATGATCACACTATAAAGATCACAGTCTCACCTCTCTCTTTCCTTCAATCCATAAacactttaatttcaaatagCTTCATAGTTATCATATTTCGTCCTCTTCCCTTGATACCAAAACCCCTTTTGGAATCACTATAAACACAATGGCAACTTCAGCTGTTGGAGCCATCAACTTGCTACCGGTACTCATTTTTATATTACTACTAACTATATATCATATCGTGCTCATTtgcacccaaaaaaaaaatgttcaaGCTTTTTGGTCTTGTAGATATATAACATGTTTGGTTTTACTTAATTATACTTTTTGTTTCGtgggttttatttatttatgtatttttaattgcatttttttatttcttaatttcatatatattattaagttTATTCTAGTTCTAGTACATAAACATGCTTACATACTTTTAGATTTATCTATACGATGACTATATGAGCAAGgaaatattgtgaattttgagcAACTTTGATATCTTGAGATTTTGCTATTTGGTCTGTTCTAAATTCATCTTTAATTAAACTAGAAGAGATGTTAATAGCTTAGATGTAAATAAGATTTATGATAGGATCATAGGAAGATAATGTTTTCTTCTATACACCTAAATAAACCTCCCTTTTACACTATTTGACTAGATTGTAATCTTCACTCAACCTTAAATTTGATGGTTGTCTAAACAAAcctctacatttgaatcctcaaATAACATTACTGTTAGGATAGAATATTATTCATTTAGAGCAACTCTAACGAGTACTTTTAGAATATCACTTTTGATACTTAGAAGAAGTAAACtaatttagaattgaaatttGCATTAAAATGAATAGATGGAATGAAACAGATCTCCCTACAGAGAGCGGGTATTATCTTAATGGAGAAccaaataaatgataaaataataatataaattcaaattgaatTGTGACGAAGCATTGGAGTGAGAATCTCTCATTTAGTTTCAAATTACTATTTATGACATATGAACTTACAAATGCTGCTGTGACATTTTGTAGAACGAAAAGTGAAATTAAATGCTATTAACGGTATAAGAATTTAGTTACTATTGTTGATATAGTGTTACATGGAACTTGCAATAATATGAACTGATGAGAGAAGGGATTTGTGTGTAAATGGTGCAGTTGCAGTTGAAACTGAGTGGATCAAGCAGTGGTGCACCTCCAACAACAAACTCAGCATTCTTTGGAACCAGCTTGAAGAGAGTGAGTTCTGTAGTTTCAAACCAGAGGAATTTGTCTGGCGGGAACTTTAAGGTTTGCGCCGGAATCGAATACGATGAGGAGAAGCAGACGACGAAGGACAGATGGAGTGGACTTGCCTATGACACTTCAGATGATCAACAAGATATCACAAGAGGAAAAGGAATGGTGGACTCTCTCTTCCAAGCCCCCATGGATAGTGGCACTCACTATGCTGTCATGAGTTCTTATGATTACATCAGTACCGGTCTTCGCCAGTAAGTTACTTTGAACTTCATTTTCATAACAAAAGttgaatctttttcttcttattttcggTTTGATTGATTACTCCAGAGGTACCTTCTATCTTTTCACTCCATATTTTGTTAGATACTTATAATTTAAAGCTTTTGAGTAATACCCAAATGAGTCTCAAAAGCTTTTTAGTTGAACACTTTAGTCTTTAGTCTTTAGTCTTTAGTCTTCAACAAAATTTATTCATGTTAGACAAATCAGTCTTCATATCAATACTGTTCGTTTTTATAAAATAActgatataaaaattttaagtgttAGGGGGacagcaacttttgtgatttaTAGCCATCAAATagtcatcaatgatgattttaatggtGAGAGATTGGTATGAGATTTCATCTAATGGCTCACTTTTCTTTGCTAGTTACATGTTGGCcagaatttaataaagttgctggtcccctagacttttccttttaaaattattaggcatggttatgctttaattaaATAACGACAAGGACCAATTTgtctaacaaaataaaagagtctgatttggtaattaaaatttggGATATTACTTTTAAGTTTGTATATTGTATAGTTTTTAACTATTTCTAGTAAAgtctttatattatataatgttttttaattaggtccttctaatttaaaatttttgtgatCAAGtccctgttttttttttaaaaaaaagtaaatgagGCTCAAAAGATGCTACAAACACAAGATTTAAGACACAATTATAAGGACTTGACACAAGACTTCTAGATTAGAGGAACAAGGTTGAAGATTAAGTGAAACTATAAGGACTTTTGAAGTAATTTACCCTAAAATAATGAAGTTGTTGAATGCTaattcacctttttttttttatcaggtACAATTTGGACAACACCATTGATGGTTTCTATATTGCTCCTGCATTCATGGACAAGGTTGTAGTTCACATCACCAAGAACTTTTTGAACTTGCCAAATATTAAAGTTCCTCTTATTTTGGGAATTTGGGGTGGCAAAGGTCAAGGGAAGTCTTTTCAATGTGAACTTGTGTTTGCCAAGATGGGAATCAAGTAAGTTCAGTTACATTCCTTAACATGTAATCTCCCCTTAAAATTGATGCTTAATTAGTCTCTAACTCTTTGATATTTGGCCTTTGAATTCAGCCCTATAATGATGAGTGCTGGAGAATTGGAAAGTGGAAATGCCGGAGAGCCTGCAAAGTTGATCAGGCAAAGGTATCGCGAGGCGGCGGACATAATTAAGAAAGGAAAGATGTGCTGCCTCTTCATCAATGATCTTGATGCAGGGGCTGGTAGGATGGGTGGAACAACCCAATACACAGTTAACAACCAAATGGTAAATGCCACACTCATGAACATTGCTGATAACCCAACCAATGTTCAACTTCCTGGTATGTACAACAAGGAGGAGAATCCGCGTGTCCCCATCATTGTCACCGGTAATGACTTCTCAACATTGTATGCTCCTCTCATTCGCGACGGACGTATGGAGAAATTCTATTGGGCGCCGACTCGAGAAGACCGGATTGGTGTCTGCCAAGGTATTTTCAGGACAGATAATGTTCCCAAAGAGGACATTGTAAGGCTTGTTGATACCTTCCCTGGTCAATCTATTGGtaagtttttttattcaaaaagtcTTGGGGCcagcattttttctttttatcaatTTTGGTCCGCATTTAGCCAGCACAAATGCCAAGGTGCCttcaacaaataaattatattgattcaTGTGTTTAAATTATGGTAAATGTGGTTACAAACTGTGTTGACTCATGTATGCAAACTCCTGTAAATATGAGTGCAAACTATTGTCGGCTAAATACTGgtccaaaataataatatttgctGGCCTCCTTGTAGCACTGTTGTTTTTTATTTGCTAATTCCCCATTTTCATCGATCATAAAAGCTTGAAAAAATGAGATGTTGATGAAATTGTGTAGACTTCTTTGGTGCCTTGAGGGCTAGAGTGTATGATGATGAAGTCAGGACTTGGATCTCTAGTGTTGGGGTGGAAAGCATTGGGAAAAGGCTTGTGAACTCAAAGGAGGGACCTCCAGTTTTCGAGCAACCGAAGATGACAATCGAGAAGCTTCTCGAGTACGGAAACATGCTTGTCCAAGAGCAAGAGAATGTCAAGAGGGTTCAATTGGCTGACAAGTACCTCAATGAGGCAGCTCTtggagaagaaaatgaagatgccATAAAAACCGGAAACTTCTATGGTTAGAACTCTGATCCATAAAGCCTCctgaaaatttagaataaacAAGAGTGAAAAAAAAGTCTTACCTTATTGTGTGGATGCAGGAAAAGGAGCTCAACAGGTTCATATTCCCATCCCTGAAGGTTGCACTGACCCTGTTGCAGAAAACTATGATCCAACAGCCAGAAGTGATGATGGAAGCTGCACATACAAATTTTAGATGATTCTTATAGCCATTTTTGGGCAGATAAATAAAGGGGTTTGGCATAGGAGTCCAAAGAGAGTGTTAATTGGTGTTACTATGTTTCTCACTTTCTTTATGTAAGGTGCATTAATCTGAACTTTGAAGCTGTACATTGTACTGTTGCTTGTATAACCCATGCTTGGGTTTTACTTTATGAGTGATTATAACTAGCTTTTTTAGTAATATCCTTCGCATCTTTTATATATGATGATATAATAGATGTTTAGAAATTACATaaagattaaaatataaatggCTATGCATTGTTCTTTGTCTCAGGGCATATGTGCATATAATAATGGGCAAGGGATTagatttacaaaaatataagtatacataaaaaaaatcaacgattatatatttgtataaaaatttatgtgttattttacttatttttaatacatattttgtattttaatatatattttatataaataattgattTAGTAAATGGTAAATTTACAGAAATGAAAATATCCTATCATAAAAAAGATTTGTGAATTAGGCTCAAGAATTTGGTTATCGTATAGATGGTGTTTTGGCTGGAAATGGAGATACTTTGCGTATTACTCTTAGGTGGACGTGTCAGATGTAAGCTCAACACGCAGGGGGCGTGTTACCTGAAGCACGTGGGGGCCATGCTGATGTGGCAAAGCGTGGTTGGCTCACTAAGACATCACGTGGGGGTATGCTGAATCAGCACGGGTGGGGTGTGCTGACATGGCAAAGCGTAGTTGGCTCACAAACGCATCACGTGGTGGGCGTGATGAGTCAGCACGCAGGGGCGTGTTGACACGTGGCAAAGCGTGATTGGCTGAGGCAGGCAGCACGTGGGGGCGTGTTGAATACTTCCCTCTATATAAGGCAGAACTCGATAC
This sequence is a window from Arachis duranensis cultivar V14167 chromosome 2, aradu.V14167.gnm2.J7QH, whole genome shotgun sequence. Protein-coding genes within it:
- the LOC107475038 gene encoding ribulose bisphosphate carboxylase/oxygenase activase 2, chloroplastic isoform X2, producing MATSAVGAINLLPLKLSGSSSGAPPTTNSAFFGTSLKRVSSVVSNQRNLSGGNFKVCAGIEYDEEKQTTKDRWSGLAYDTSDDQQDITRGKGMVDSLFQAPMDSGTHYAVMSSYDYISTGLRQYNLDNTIDGFYIAPAFMDKVVVHITKNFLNLPNIKVPLILGIWGGKGQGKSFQCELVFAKMGINPIMMSAGELESGNAGEPAKLIRQRYREAADIIKKGKMCCLFINDLDAGAGRMGGTTQYTVNNQMVNATLMNIADNPTNVQLPGMYNKEENPRVPIIVTGNDFSTLYAPLIRDGRMEKFYWAPTREDRIGVCQGIFRTDNVPKEDIVRLVDTFPGQSIDFFGALRARVYDDEVRTWISSVGVESIGKRLVNSKEGPPVFEQPKMTIEKLLEYGNMLVQEQENVKRVQLADKYLNEAALGEENEDAIKTGNFYGKGAQQVHIPIPEGCTDPVAENYDPTARSDDGSCTYKF
- the LOC107475038 gene encoding ribulose bisphosphate carboxylase/oxygenase activase 2, chloroplastic isoform X1 is translated as MATSAVGAINLLPLQLKLSGSSSGAPPTTNSAFFGTSLKRVSSVVSNQRNLSGGNFKVCAGIEYDEEKQTTKDRWSGLAYDTSDDQQDITRGKGMVDSLFQAPMDSGTHYAVMSSYDYISTGLRQYNLDNTIDGFYIAPAFMDKVVVHITKNFLNLPNIKVPLILGIWGGKGQGKSFQCELVFAKMGINPIMMSAGELESGNAGEPAKLIRQRYREAADIIKKGKMCCLFINDLDAGAGRMGGTTQYTVNNQMVNATLMNIADNPTNVQLPGMYNKEENPRVPIIVTGNDFSTLYAPLIRDGRMEKFYWAPTREDRIGVCQGIFRTDNVPKEDIVRLVDTFPGQSIDFFGALRARVYDDEVRTWISSVGVESIGKRLVNSKEGPPVFEQPKMTIEKLLEYGNMLVQEQENVKRVQLADKYLNEAALGEENEDAIKTGNFYGKGAQQVHIPIPEGCTDPVAENYDPTARSDDGSCTYKF